A single region of the Musa acuminata AAA Group cultivar baxijiao chromosome BXJ1-11, Cavendish_Baxijiao_AAA, whole genome shotgun sequence genome encodes:
- the LOC103971242 gene encoding uroporphyrinogen decarboxylase 1, chloroplastic isoform X3 yields the protein MYSSSIPIRSDFLIAPGSLDSYIRLGLLPNVKTRSIRLLSRRQRSPRASLCSDPLLVQAARGNAISRPPAWMMRQAGRYMDAYKKLAKKHPSFRERSETVDLIVEISLQPWKAFQPDGVIIFSDILTPLPAFGVPFDIEEVKGPIIHSPICDEEALKCLHPIDLEKLQFVGESLSILREEVGEKAAVLGFVGAPWTIATYVVEGGSTRTYTTIKRMCHTAPRVLKVLLSHLTQAISDYVIFQVKSGAQCIQIFDSWGGQLPPNIWEQWSKPYIEQIVSLVRKECPQIPLVLYINGNGGLLERMTGIGVDVIGLDWTVDMADGRRRLGYNVNVQGNVDPAYLFSPLPVLTDEIHRSFLQSSLVKTCFSNQSIVQLFVFKGCHCMSSPKSSHFM from the exons ATGTATTCGAGCTCGATTCCTATCAGAAG TGATTTCTTGATCGCTCCGGGCTCTCTCGACTCTTATATCCGGCTCGGTTTGCTCCCAAATGTGAAGACCCGAAGCATTCGGCTTCTTTCCAGACGGCAGAGATCTCCTAGGGCAAGCCTCTGTTCTG ATCCACTTTTAGTTCAGGCTGCTAGAGGAAATGCCATAAGTCGGCCTCCAGCATGGATGATGCGCCAAGCAGGAAGGTACATGGATGCTTACAAAAAGCTTGCCAAGAAACATCCATCCTTCAGAGAGAGATCTGAGACGGTTGACCTCATTGTAGAAATTTCTTTGCAGCCTTGGAAAGCTTTTCAGCCAGATGGGGTTATTATTTTTTCTGACATACTTACACCTTTACCTGCATTTGGTGTTCCTTTTGATATAGAAGAAGTAAAAGGCCCTATTATTCATTCACCAATTTGTGATGAGGAAGCGCTTAAATGCTTGCATCCTATTGACCTAGAGAAGCTTCAATTTGTGGGGGAGTCTCTATCGATCTTGCGTGAGGAG GTTGGGGAGAAAGCAGCAGTGCTTGGTTTTGTTGGGGCACCATGGACCATCGCTACTTATGTTGTGGAGGGGGGTAGTACTCGCACATATACGACTATAAAACGCATGTGCCACACTGCACCTCGTGTTCTCAAGGTTCTTCTTTCTCATTTGACACAAGCAATATCCGACTATGTCATTTTCCAAGTGAAATCAGGCGCTCAGTGCATACAGATTTTTGACTCTTGGGGTGGACAACTTCCACCTAATATTTGGGAACAGTGGTCAAAACCATATATTGAACAG ATAGTGAGTTTAGTCCGGAAAGAATGCCCTCAGATACCACTTGTATTGTATATAAATGGTAATGGTGGTCTACTGGAGCGCATGACTGGAATTGGAGTTGATGTGATTGGGCTCGACTGGACAGTGGATATGGCAGATGGAAGGAGGCGTCTTGGCTATAATGTTAATGTGCAGGGAAATGTTGACCCTGCTTATCTTTTTTCCCCACTCCCAGTTTTAACTGATGAAATCCATAG
- the LOC103971242 gene encoding uroporphyrinogen decarboxylase 1, chloroplastic isoform X4 has translation MYSSSIPIRSDFLIAPGSLDSYIRLGLLPNVKTRSIRLLSRRQRSPRASLCSDPLLVQAARGNAISRPPAWMMRQAGRYMDAYKKLAKKHPSFRERSETVDLIVEISLQPWKAFQPDGVIIFSDILTPLPAFGVPFDIEEVKGPIIHSPICDEEALKCLHPIDLEKLQFVGESLSILREEVGEKAAVLGFVGAPWTIATYVVEGGSTRTYTTIKRMCHTAPRVLKVLLSHLTQAISDYVIFQVKSGAQCIQIFDSWGGQLPPNIWEQWSKPYIEQIVSLVRKECPQIPLVLYINGNGGLLERMTGIGVDVIGLDWTVDMADGRRRLGYNVNVQGNVDPAYLFSPLPVLTDEIHRYSSYIVKR, from the exons ATGTATTCGAGCTCGATTCCTATCAGAAG TGATTTCTTGATCGCTCCGGGCTCTCTCGACTCTTATATCCGGCTCGGTTTGCTCCCAAATGTGAAGACCCGAAGCATTCGGCTTCTTTCCAGACGGCAGAGATCTCCTAGGGCAAGCCTCTGTTCTG ATCCACTTTTAGTTCAGGCTGCTAGAGGAAATGCCATAAGTCGGCCTCCAGCATGGATGATGCGCCAAGCAGGAAGGTACATGGATGCTTACAAAAAGCTTGCCAAGAAACATCCATCCTTCAGAGAGAGATCTGAGACGGTTGACCTCATTGTAGAAATTTCTTTGCAGCCTTGGAAAGCTTTTCAGCCAGATGGGGTTATTATTTTTTCTGACATACTTACACCTTTACCTGCATTTGGTGTTCCTTTTGATATAGAAGAAGTAAAAGGCCCTATTATTCATTCACCAATTTGTGATGAGGAAGCGCTTAAATGCTTGCATCCTATTGACCTAGAGAAGCTTCAATTTGTGGGGGAGTCTCTATCGATCTTGCGTGAGGAG GTTGGGGAGAAAGCAGCAGTGCTTGGTTTTGTTGGGGCACCATGGACCATCGCTACTTATGTTGTGGAGGGGGGTAGTACTCGCACATATACGACTATAAAACGCATGTGCCACACTGCACCTCGTGTTCTCAAGGTTCTTCTTTCTCATTTGACACAAGCAATATCCGACTATGTCATTTTCCAAGTGAAATCAGGCGCTCAGTGCATACAGATTTTTGACTCTTGGGGTGGACAACTTCCACCTAATATTTGGGAACAGTGGTCAAAACCATATATTGAACAG ATAGTGAGTTTAGTCCGGAAAGAATGCCCTCAGATACCACTTGTATTGTATATAAATGGTAATGGTGGTCTACTGGAGCGCATGACTGGAATTGGAGTTGATGTGATTGGGCTCGACTGGACAGTGGATATGGCAGATGGAAGGAGGCGTCTTGGCTATAATGTTAATGTGCAGGGAAATGTTGACCCTGCTTATCTTTTTTCCCCACTCCCAGTTTTAACTGATGAAATCCATAG